The window TTTAAAGGAAAATAATTGTATTAGTGGAGCTATATTTAAAAAGAATAATGAAGAGTTATTATTAGTTAATACTAAAGCTATAATTCTTGCGACAGGAGGAATAGCAGGACTTTATGAAAATAATCTATATCCAGAAGATGTTGATGGAATAGGACATATAGTTGCTTTAGATGCTGGTGCAAAAGTAACGAATATGGAATTCATACAATTTATTCCAGCATTTATAACACCTAAGTATAATACACTTTATGGAGAACATACGGCTAAATATGTTACAGGAATGTATGATTTATTTGGAAAATTGATATATCCAGGAGTAGAAAATAGTGACACAAAAAAAATGTGGGAAGAAAGAAGCGAATATGCACCATTTAGTTGTGATTTTAAAAGTTCTGAGATAGATTTAACTATGATTGAATCGATAAACAATAGTAATAAAGGTGTCGAATTAAAATTTAGTAAAGATTTATATAAAGATTCAGGAGAGTTTTATGTAGTTTACTTAAAATGGTTAAAAGAAACTATGGGAATAGATATGTGTAGAGATAAGATTGTACTTGCTCCATTTGCTCATGGTTGTAATGGTGGAATTTTAGTTAGTGATAGTGGTGAGACTTGTGTAAATGGATTATATGCAATTGGTGAGTTATCATCAAGTGTAGAGGGTGCAAATCGTTTGGGTGGAAATTCTGTTGGAGGAGCTTTAGTTTTTGGAAATAGAGCGGTATTAAAAGCTAAAAAGTATATTGAAAAATTAGATATTCAAAAGTTTGATACTGATAAAAACTTAAAAGAATTTGAAAAATGGTTAGATGAAATCTTACCTTTTCAAACTCAAGTCAATGAAATAAAGAGTAGAGATAAGATTATTTTAGAATTAAAAAAAATTATGGGGGCACATGGTGGGATAAAAAGAGATGCTAAAAACTTAGAAGATGGGATTTTAAAATTAGAAAATTTGAAACAGTATTTCAATTATGATAAGGAGACTAAAATTGATTATATTGATATATATTTAAAAATTGAAGTTGCAAAATTACTTTTAAAATCAATGTTAGAAAGAAATGAAAGTAGAGGAGCTCATTATAGAGAAGATTATCCTGAAAGAGATGAGAATATCTATAGAGTAGTTATTTCAATGAAAAATAACAACTTAATCATAGATAAAATAAGAGTTTAAAAATCAAATACAAGAAACGTTATTTCTTTTTATAAAAAAAATATTGAAATAACGTTTTAAAAATGCTATTATTATTTCATAATAAAAAGTGATTTAAACTTTAACATTTTGGAGGGATAGTAGTGAAAAAAGACAGATTAAATTTAAAAAGTTTAACAACAGAGAGTAGAAATCAAAATACTTTAGATATAGATAGAGTTTCTACAATTGAAATGGTAAAAAAAATAAATGATGAAGATAAAAAAGTTGCTGAAGCAGTAGAAAAAGAGTTACCTCAAATAGCAGCGGCTATTGATGAAATTGTTGAAAGATTAAAAAAAGGTGGAAGACTTATATATATCGGAGCGGGAACATCAGGAAGACTTGGAATTTTAGATGCCTCAGAATGCCCACCGACATATGGTGTTTCAGAAGAATTAGTTCAAGGAGTTATAGCAGGTGGACAAGAGGCAATATTTAGAGCTCAAGAGGGTGCGGAAGATTCAAAAGAGTTAGCTGTGAATGACTTAAAAAAGAAAGATATAACAGAGTTAGATGTAGTAGTGGGATTGGCTGCGTCAGGTAGAACACCATATGTAATAGGTGGATTAGAATATGCTAATGAAATAGGAGCACTTACAATTTCGGTAACTTGTAATGCTAATTCAGCTGTAGCTAATACGGCAAAAATAGCTATCTCTCCAGTTGTAGGACCAGAAGTTGTGACAGGATCAACAAGATTAAAATCGGGAACAGCTCAAAAATTGGTTTTAAATATGTTATCAACTGGATCAATGATAAAATTAGGTAAAGTTTATGGAAATTTAATGGTTGATGTGCAATCAACAAATGAAAAATTGGTTGAAAGAGCAAAAAAAATAGTATCAGAAGCGACAGGAGTAGATACAGATACAGCAGCAGAATATTTAAATGAAACAAAATCAAATGTAAAATTAGCAATATTTATGATTTTATCAAAATTAAATTTAGAAGAAGCAAAAAATAAGTTAGAAAAACATGATGGTTATATTGCAAAAGCTTTAAATGATTTAGATTAATATTGATAAGGGGAGAGAAAGATGACAAATAAAGAAATTGCTCAAGAGTTAATTGGTTTAGTTGGTGGAAAAGAAAATATATTATCTGTTCAAAGTTGTATGACTCGTTGTAGATTCGAGCTTAAAGATTATTCAAAAATTAATATGACTTCTCTTGAAAAATCAGAGGGAGTTTTAGGAGTTGTTGAGGCCGAAGGGCAACTTCAGGTTATATATGGACCTGGAAAAGTTAGTAAAGTGACAGCTGAGGTAAAAAATTTGATTGGAATAAATGAAACTAAATTTGGTGAAGATGCTGTAAAAGAAACAAAAGAAAAACTTAAAGCAAAAAATGATACCGCTGTAAAAAATATTTTGAAAAAATTGGGAGCAACTTTTATACCTTTGATACCATTATTTGTTTCGTGTGGATTAGTTTTAGCAATAAATAATATTGCAGGAGTATATTTTGGTGATTCTTATAAATTAACAACAGCAGCAAAAATAATTGCTCTTATAGGAAGTAGTGTATTTTCGATACTTTCTGTTCTTGTAGGTGTGAATGCAGCTAAAGAGTTCGGTTCTCAAATGCCTATGATGGGTGGAGTTCTTGGAGGTATTTTATCTTCTTCAGCTCTATCAGGAATAACTCTTTTTGGTTCTCAATTGACTCCGGGTAGAGGTGGAATCATATCTGTAATATTAGTTGTTATTATAGCATGTTACATAGAGAAGTCTCTGAAAAAAATAGTACCGGATGTTCTAGATCTATTTGTAACACCACTTTTAACGTTGACAATATCGGTGATGGCAGCATTATTAGTTTTACAACCAATTGGTGGATTTATATCTGATTCTATAGGGGTTGTTGTGGCTCAAACATTATCATCTCATAATATGTTTGTATCGGTTTTATCTGGAGCTGTTTCAGGGGCACTATTCTTACCTTTAGTTATGACAGGAATGCATCAAGCACTGACTCCTATTCATGCTGATTTGATAAGTAATGTTGGATACACAGTTTTACTTCCAGTTCTAGCAACAAGTGGAATGGCTCAAGTAGGAGCCACGATAGCTGTTTATAGAAAAACAAAAAATGAAAGATTGAAGAAAACAGCAAAGAATGGATTGGTAGCAGGATTTTTAGGAATAGGAGAACCGTTGATATATGGGGTTACATTACCATTAGGAAAACCTTTTACAGCAGCATGTTTAGGTGCTGGTGTTGGAGGAGCTGTTATGGCATTTTTCAAAGTTGGAGCTGTGGCTTTAGGAGTTTCAGGATTACCTTTGGCATTACTGATAGCTGATGGTAAAATGTTTGTATTTTTGATTGGGGTTGTTGTTTCTTATATAGCAGGATATCTGTTTACAGGATTATTAGGATTTGATGATCCAACTGAATAATAGATATATTAAAGGAGAGAAAATATGTGTTTTGGCTTTTCAGTATATTTCGGTTTAGACAATACAAAAGAGGAGAATATTGAGCTATTAAAATCAGCTTACAAATTAGGGTTTACTAGGATTTTTACATCTCTACATATTCCAGAAGCAAACTATGAAGTTTTAAAAACTGAAGTTAAAGAGTTTTTTAAACTAGCTAAAGAGTATAAGATGGATATAATAAGTGATATATCTCCAAATACATTTAAGTTTTTAGAGTTAGAAAATATGGATTTAAAAGGATTAAAAGAGTTAGGAGTTAAAACTATAAGAATAGATTTTGGCTATACAGTTGAGGAGATATCAACTATGAGTAAAAATAGTTATGATATAGGAATACAACTTAATGCTTCGACAGTGACAAAAGAATTTTTAGAGGAGTTAGATAGATTAAATCCTGACTATAGAAACATAGATGCCCTTCATAACTTTTATCCAAGAGTTAATACAGGAATATCTGAAGAGTGTATGATTCAAAAAAATAGATTTTTAAAAGATCGCAAAATAAAGATATCAGCTTTTGTTCAATCGAATAATAGAAAAAGGAGTCCAATGAAAGATGGACTTCCTACTTTAGAAGATCATAGAGGAGTAGAAGTTAACGTTGCTGCAAATCATCTTTTTGCAATAGGTAATGACGGAGTGTTTATAGGTGATTCTTTACCAAG of the Cetobacterium sp. ZOR0034 genome contains:
- a CDS encoding FAD-binding protein, translating into MNRKKILNADIVVVGSGIGGLVAAKKATDQGLEVLLITSSKMCGGASYFPLKGTLGIQATSGEFYEKDKLLFTEDISRVGLGMDNPHMVKEYIENIQESIGFLNEIGFTPWLRADKRPACFAKHPRDIYLIKDWEEARKQAQIIFSSIPNLKIEEEFKIIKILKENNCISGAIFKKNNEELLLVNTKAIILATGGIAGLYENNLYPEDVDGIGHIVALDAGAKVTNMEFIQFIPAFITPKYNTLYGEHTAKYVTGMYDLFGKLIYPGVENSDTKKMWEERSEYAPFSCDFKSSEIDLTMIESINNSNKGVELKFSKDLYKDSGEFYVVYLKWLKETMGIDMCRDKIVLAPFAHGCNGGILVSDSGETCVNGLYAIGELSSSVEGANRLGGNSVGGALVFGNRAVLKAKKYIEKLDIQKFDTDKNLKEFEKWLDEILPFQTQVNEIKSRDKIILELKKIMGAHGGIKRDAKNLEDGILKLENLKQYFNYDKETKIDYIDIYLKIEVAKLLLKSMLERNESRGAHYREDYPERDENIYRVVISMKNNNLIIDKIRV
- the murQ gene encoding N-acetylmuramic acid 6-phosphate etherase; translation: MKKDRLNLKSLTTESRNQNTLDIDRVSTIEMVKKINDEDKKVAEAVEKELPQIAAAIDEIVERLKKGGRLIYIGAGTSGRLGILDASECPPTYGVSEELVQGVIAGGQEAIFRAQEGAEDSKELAVNDLKKKDITELDVVVGLAASGRTPYVIGGLEYANEIGALTISVTCNANSAVANTAKIAISPVVGPEVVTGSTRLKSGTAQKLVLNMLSTGSMIKLGKVYGNLMVDVQSTNEKLVERAKKIVSEATGVDTDTAAEYLNETKSNVKLAIFMILSKLNLEEAKNKLEKHDGYIAKALNDLD
- a CDS encoding PTS transporter subunit EIIC, with product MTNKEIAQELIGLVGGKENILSVQSCMTRCRFELKDYSKINMTSLEKSEGVLGVVEAEGQLQVIYGPGKVSKVTAEVKNLIGINETKFGEDAVKETKEKLKAKNDTAVKNILKKLGATFIPLIPLFVSCGLVLAINNIAGVYFGDSYKLTTAAKIIALIGSSVFSILSVLVGVNAAKEFGSQMPMMGGVLGGILSSSALSGITLFGSQLTPGRGGIISVILVVIIACYIEKSLKKIVPDVLDLFVTPLLTLTISVMAALLVLQPIGGFISDSIGVVVAQTLSSHNMFVSVLSGAVSGALFLPLVMTGMHQALTPIHADLISNVGYTVLLPVLATSGMAQVGATIAVYRKTKNERLKKTAKNGLVAGFLGIGEPLIYGVTLPLGKPFTAACLGAGVGGAVMAFFKVGAVALGVSGLPLALLIADGKMFVFLIGVVVSYIAGYLFTGLLGFDDPTE
- a CDS encoding DUF871 domain-containing protein; translation: MCFGFSVYFGLDNTKEENIELLKSAYKLGFTRIFTSLHIPEANYEVLKTEVKEFFKLAKEYKMDIISDISPNTFKFLELENMDLKGLKELGVKTIRIDFGYTVEEISTMSKNSYDIGIQLNASTVTKEFLEELDRLNPDYRNIDALHNFYPRVNTGISEECMIQKNRFLKDRKIKISAFVQSNNRKRSPMKDGLPTLEDHRGVEVNVAANHLFAIGNDGVFIGDSLPSLKELEELSSLNKDAVELRIKLKTKESTCIELLKNIYSSRTDFARDAIRANESRLLLNGKEIKADNTVDKKYGDITIDNIDYLRYMGELQIILSNLKADERTNVVASILQEDLYLLKYIKDGKRFYFKI